A DNA window from Candidatus Aminicenantes bacterium contains the following coding sequences:
- a CDS encoding transglycosylase SLT domain-containing protein: MTTNYPIKRCAILLLSLLVISVSGLLVGFHQSNRNYERSLAHIRYLQAGLGDLHGQVVQMDEEARLNEQRYARIDFLEYQNTIFQKKFPDFSQIVNTTYNKSKLFGFHPNLIMAVMQVESGYNPLALSAVGAYGLMQVHYAVWKDELRIDKNRIFDIDYNIGLGLKILKQYYDLSNGDIRRALFLYNNGYKYQNTGYLAKVNNSLYSQDPEIAKRIGVSQ, encoded by the coding sequence ATGACGACAAACTATCCAATTAAACGGTGCGCTATTTTGTTGCTTTCCCTGCTGGTCATTTCCGTTTCCGGTCTGCTCGTGGGTTTCCATCAGTCCAACCGGAACTACGAACGCTCGCTGGCCCATATCCGCTATCTGCAGGCCGGCCTGGGGGACTTGCACGGCCAGGTGGTGCAGATGGACGAGGAAGCGCGGCTCAATGAGCAGCGCTACGCCCGGATCGATTTCCTGGAATATCAGAACACGATTTTTCAGAAGAAATTTCCCGATTTTTCACAAATCGTCAACACTACCTATAATAAAAGCAAATTGTTCGGATTCCATCCCAACCTGATCATGGCGGTCATGCAGGTGGAGAGCGGCTACAACCCGCTGGCCCTTTCGGCCGTCGGCGCCTACGGCTTGATGCAGGTCCACTATGCGGTCTGGAAAGACGAGCTCAGGATCGACAAAAACAGGATCTTCGACATCGACTACAATATCGGGCTGGGGCTGAAAATATTGAAGCAATACTACGATCTTTCCAACGGCGACATCAGAAGGGCCCTGTTCCTGTACAACAACGGCTACAAATACCAAAATACCGGCTATTTGGCCAAGGTGAACAATTCGCTCTACAGCCAGGACCCGGAGATCGCCAAACGGATCGGCGTTAGCCAGTAA
- a CDS encoding DUF4416 family protein has protein sequence MGRISEFNKVKLFCGLIFAEAAAAAAEKAKKELAAHFSPIDSQSALIPFTATDYYRAEMGEPLFRQFVSFSGLQDPERLPEIKFFTNRLEEKFLNAGKRTLNLDPGYLSDANVIIATSKNHFHRVPLRGGIYAHLEYVLKNKQFEFLPWTYSDFKQPEYLAFFRQLFILFRQNSHGRAK, from the coding sequence ATGGGGCGCATCAGCGAATTCAATAAAGTCAAACTGTTCTGCGGGCTGATCTTCGCCGAAGCCGCAGCAGCGGCCGCGGAAAAGGCGAAGAAGGAACTGGCCGCCCATTTTTCACCCATCGACAGCCAATCGGCGCTTATCCCGTTCACGGCGACCGACTATTACCGGGCCGAAATGGGGGAGCCGTTGTTCAGGCAGTTCGTCTCGTTCAGCGGCTTGCAGGACCCGGAAAGACTTCCGGAAATCAAGTTCTTCACCAACCGGCTGGAAGAAAAATTCCTCAACGCCGGAAAAAGAACCCTCAACCTGGACCCGGGATATCTATCCGACGCCAACGTGATTATCGCCACCAGCAAGAACCACTTTCATCGCGTCCCCTTGCGGGGCGGCATCTACGCCCACCTGGAATACGTCCTGAAAAACAAGCAGTTCGAGTTCCTGCCCTGGACATACTCCGATTTCAAACAGCCGGAATACCTGGCTTTTTTCAGGCAGCTTTTTATCCTTTTCAGGCAAAACAGCCACGGGCGGGCGAAATGA
- a CDS encoding tetratricopeptide repeat protein: protein MKKAAIGLCLTLAIVPVFSAAKIDDFSRAIAYYLIDDMELANKYLEAHFRSDPKPTVKKGFALLLKNEKWEATKVFSYYLESDHRSLEALTGVSLAVSDLKNSLAIENLLKITRMNASYAPAYLCLGNEYLKRRNYPAAEANFNKGVQFSKLAEYKLLLGELYLQTGQAQAAVELIQPESEQAPTNYYFALQSARAYYQLNDWAQLYPYLERALKAKPESKEAQLLQAQYFMKTGELKKAKKILEKLKFNYYNPEYGLSFAEVLIQLKDSDAEKYLYEVFSQNQWEPRINRLLGLYHLKKKDANVQNWIERTILSGKKQEELKAEFPAALEFPVYPFLTFFEGKKIQWLRDNRVLIAGVMESGEKEKLLVVDALSQKVIRTFEYEGTIQDIVASANLEKIIFSTSAVENEKVFIYTLIDTGKDFSLQPVFGYALKMPSIIVAFNAQASDAYITDGGMAEQAFVSPFTTLSANGRKIAVYPNFPFQVYRYNYANKSCTEVRGRELLRRVPIQQIQQYLAVADAAEENREVATLIEKGRNIDLTASEEVEIIFGAEPGPFIIYFSDLKNAFQGLIYDPAGNKTTKMDETMFLGEKYYSELDIVNFNPGKNEILFLTRDKEKNLYLFNYHTLLYKKLGSGILAVGCNPDASVIYFLSERSKFMYFSETNLEIVRLAPFAREKITSRRDLNSIVDCTDADEQFFTTFNGELLKLDEERNFKNCQVALAGAVYQPSPGRERVAAFINDCFYILPWQR from the coding sequence TGTTTGACGCTGGCCATTGTCCCGGTTTTTTCCGCCGCCAAGATCGATGATTTTTCCCGGGCCATCGCCTATTACCTGATCGACGACATGGAGCTGGCGAACAAATATCTGGAAGCACACTTTCGTTCCGATCCCAAGCCGACGGTCAAAAAGGGCTTCGCCCTGTTGCTGAAAAACGAAAAATGGGAAGCCACGAAAGTGTTCAGCTATTACCTCGAGAGCGACCACCGCTCCCTGGAGGCCTTGACCGGGGTCAGCCTGGCCGTCTCCGACCTGAAGAATTCCCTGGCCATAGAAAACCTGCTGAAAATAACCCGCATGAACGCAAGCTATGCGCCGGCTTATTTGTGCCTGGGCAATGAGTACCTGAAACGGAGGAATTACCCGGCCGCCGAGGCCAATTTCAACAAGGGCGTACAGTTCTCAAAACTGGCCGAGTACAAGCTGCTGCTGGGCGAGTTGTACCTGCAGACCGGCCAGGCGCAAGCGGCGGTCGAGCTGATCCAGCCCGAATCCGAGCAGGCGCCGACGAATTACTATTTTGCCCTGCAGAGCGCCCGGGCTTATTATCAACTGAACGACTGGGCCCAGCTCTATCCGTACCTGGAGCGGGCGCTCAAGGCCAAGCCCGAATCCAAGGAAGCCCAGCTGCTGCAGGCGCAGTATTTCATGAAGACCGGCGAGTTGAAAAAAGCCAAGAAAATACTTGAAAAACTGAAGTTCAATTATTACAACCCCGAGTATGGGCTGTCGTTCGCCGAGGTCCTGATCCAGCTCAAGGACAGCGACGCTGAAAAGTACCTTTACGAAGTGTTTTCCCAAAACCAATGGGAGCCGCGCATCAACCGGCTGCTGGGGTTGTACCACCTCAAGAAAAAAGACGCCAACGTGCAGAACTGGATCGAGCGGACGATCCTCAGCGGCAAAAAACAGGAAGAGCTGAAAGCGGAATTTCCCGCGGCGCTGGAATTTCCGGTCTATCCCTTCTTGACCTTTTTCGAGGGCAAGAAGATTCAGTGGCTGAGGGACAACCGGGTCCTCATCGCCGGCGTCATGGAGAGCGGTGAAAAGGAGAAGCTGCTGGTCGTGGATGCGCTTTCCCAGAAAGTGATCAGGACCTTCGAGTACGAAGGCACGATTCAGGACATAGTCGCCTCCGCCAATCTCGAAAAAATCATTTTTTCCACCAGCGCGGTCGAAAACGAAAAGGTGTTCATCTACACGCTTATCGACACCGGCAAGGACTTTTCCCTGCAGCCGGTGTTCGGCTATGCATTGAAAATGCCCAGCATCATCGTGGCTTTCAACGCTCAGGCGAGCGATGCCTACATCACCGACGGCGGCATGGCCGAGCAGGCGTTCGTTTCGCCATTCACCACCTTGAGCGCCAACGGGCGAAAAATCGCCGTCTATCCGAATTTTCCCTTCCAAGTGTACCGCTACAACTATGCGAATAAAAGCTGCACCGAAGTCAGGGGCCGCGAGCTGCTGCGCCGGGTACCGATCCAACAAATCCAGCAGTACCTGGCCGTGGCCGATGCCGCCGAGGAAAACCGGGAAGTCGCCACGCTCATCGAGAAAGGCCGCAACATCGATCTCACCGCTTCCGAAGAGGTGGAAATAATTTTCGGCGCCGAACCCGGGCCGTTCATCATCTATTTTTCCGATTTGAAGAATGCCTTCCAGGGGTTGATCTACGATCCGGCGGGCAACAAAACGACCAAAATGGATGAGACCATGTTCCTGGGCGAGAAATATTACAGCGAGTTGGACATCGTCAACTTCAATCCCGGCAAGAACGAGATCCTGTTCCTCACCCGCGACAAGGAAAAGAACCTTTACCTTTTCAACTACCATACCCTGCTCTACAAAAAGCTCGGCAGCGGCATATTGGCCGTCGGCTGCAATCCCGATGCCAGCGTCATCTATTTTTTAAGCGAAAGGAGCAAGTTCATGTATTTTAGCGAGACCAACCTGGAAATCGTCCGCCTGGCGCCTTTTGCCAGGGAAAAAATCACTTCACGCCGCGACCTGAATTCGATCGTCGACTGCACCGACGCCGACGAGCAGTTTTTCACCACCTTCAACGGCGAGCTGCTGAAGCTGGACGAAGAGCGGAACTTCAAAAATTGCCAGGTGGCGCTGGCCGGAGCCGTTTACCAGCCGTCTCCGGGCAGGGAGCGCGTCGCCGCCTTCATCAACGATTGCTTTTACATTTTGCCATGGCAGCGCTGA